Genomic DNA from Parvivirga hydrogeniphila:
CCGCACGAGAGCGTGCCTGTCGGCCCGGACGAGTCGGCGAACGTGGAGGTGCGCCGCTGGGGGACGCCGCCGGCGTTCGACTTCGAGCCCAAGGCGCACTGGGACCTCGGACCCGAGCTCGGCATCATCGACTTCGAGCGGGGCGTGAAGCTCGCGAAGAGCAGGTTCGTGGTGCTCGGCCGCGACGGGGCCCGCCTGAACCGTGCGCTCATCAACTTCATGCTGGAGGAGCACGCTAAGCGCGGCTACACCGAGTGGTCGCTTCCGGCGCTCGCGAACGCCGAGACGCTTCTCGGCACGGGCCAGCTGCCGAAGTTCGAAGAGGACCTGTTCAAGACCTCAGAAGGGCTCTACCTCATCCCCACGGCGGAAGTGCAGCTGACCAACCTGCACCGCGACGAGGTGCTGGACGCCTCTGCGCTGCCGCTCAAGTACTGCGCGTACACGCCGTGCTTCCGCGAGGAGGCAGGAGCGGCCGGGCGCGACACGCGAGGCATGATCCGCGTGCACCAGTTCGACAAGGTGGAGCTCGTGAAGCTCACGACGCCGGAGTCGTCTCTCGACGAGCTCGAAGGTATGGTGGCTGATGCGGAGCACATCTTGCAGGCGCTCGGCCTGGCGTACCGCGTGGTGGTGCTCTGCACGGGGGACATGGGCTTCTCGTCCGCGAAAACCTACGACATCGAGGTGTGGCTGCCGTCGTACGGCGGCTACAAGGAGATCTCCAGCTGCAGCGACTGCTGGGACTTCCAGGCCCGACGCGCGTCGATCAAGTACCGCGACCCGGCGGCATTCAAGGGCAGCCGCTTCGTGCACACGCTGAACGGCAGCGGGCTTGCGGTGGGTCGCACGCTGGTGGCGGTCCTCGAGAACTACCAGCAGCCTGACGGCTCCGTCGTCGTTCCCGAGGCGCTGCGCCCGTACATGGGCGGCCAGGAGGTCATCCGGCCCGCGGGGTAGGCCGCAGGCGTGCGGAACGCGGGCGCGGTGCGGGGGCTGGGTCGGCCATTACCGCGATGTTCGAAGCGGTCCGAAGGGCGTATCATGTCGCCGAGGAGCCGCATCATGCCGCGCGTGACGATCGACCTGCATAACCACACGCCACTCATCCCCACCGACTACCGGGGGGATACGGCGACGACGCCGCACGAGATCGTCGAACGTGCGCTGGAGTGCGGCATCGACGTCTTCGGCGCCACCGAC
This window encodes:
- the serS gene encoding serine--tRNA ligase — its product is MLDAKFVRDNIDLVRQALANRGASWDIDRFLELDAERRRLIAKTESRQAARNAASKEIGALMKAGDAAAAEALKEQVRGLNDEIAGLEEALAAVDAATRDLLLTIPNIPHESVPVGPDESANVEVRRWGTPPAFDFEPKAHWDLGPELGIIDFERGVKLAKSRFVVLGRDGARLNRALINFMLEEHAKRGYTEWSLPALANAETLLGTGQLPKFEEDLFKTSEGLYLIPTAEVQLTNLHRDEVLDASALPLKYCAYTPCFREEAGAAGRDTRGMIRVHQFDKVELVKLTTPESSLDELEGMVADAEHILQALGLAYRVVVLCTGDMGFSSAKTYDIEVWLPSYGGYKEISSCSDCWDFQARRASIKYRDPAAFKGSRFVHTLNGSGLAVGRTLVAVLENYQQPDGSVVVPEALRPYMGGQEVIRPAG